TTATCATGCAATTAACAAGCACAATATGTGCCAGAGGAAAGAACGCACTAAAATGTACATCCCAGAACTGGAATTGGGACATACAGCTTTCCTTGATAACTGTAGGGTCATTGTGATGTCAGCAATAAAAACATCAGGTGTTTGACTTAGTGACTCACTTCCACTCAGCTGGGAAAAAGTAGGGCTAGTAGTGGTTATGTCACTCGGCAATAAAAGGATCCTGATGCCTGAATGCATCTCTGAAGGGTTTTAAGAAACATTTATCAATTTTAGAAATAACATTTGTCAATTTTCAACCTCAGTATTGCTGTTGATCAATACTATTTGTATTAGTATTACATTAATGATTGACCATTCTTAGCACATTAGTGACACTGATGGCTGCACTCTTCCTTGCAAATTGTACAAAAAAATCCCTTAAAACCATTTCACTGAATTATTCTTGTGAGAGCATTTATTGTAATAATGTTGGTGAAAAGCTTTGCAACCCAAAGAAGCCCATGGTGACATATGTGTTATAAAACCTGTAAAAGATATGTTAAGATAAGTTCCTTAAACTCTCTGTTCTTTACATTAGCTCATGAAGtccctaagtgacatatactgaacatcctgaaagCATCACAAAACAAcgtgtaaatgtgtgtgaataCGGTGTCTAGTTTACAGAATGGCTTTTTTTGGTTAAAGATCTTCCTCATAATGTGATCGTTCTACACTGACATAGGTGTAGAACCTTTCTATAATGTTTAGTTTCTTTACATTTAGGCAGACGTTCCCAAATTCTTCTGAGTTTGTTAATTAGCTGAATATCTAAACAGGTGTGTTGGGACAAAGTGTTTATAGGAATATTGGTTGAATCGGTGGCCATCTTTGCAATGCGACCagcagttatttccagtcattCAAAACCAACCTTCAATCTGTCTGAATTGGGAGAGGCCAAAATATTGGGAAACAAACGTTTTATTACCATTtcagaaacatttttaaaataactgatcaaggggcgccgagtggtccagcggtctaaagccaCTATgagccactatgagcaggaggtcgcaggttcgtttgggtgggtagatggcgctctctccccacatcactcctacggtggtgtccacagcacagggcgtctgtgagctgatgtaccggatccgagccgctgtgctttcctccatgctcagcagcagctcgaaaagaagcggtggctggcttcacatgtatcagaggaggcatgtgttagtcttcaccctcctggtgtgttggggcatcactagtaatagggggagtcctaatgagtgggttgggtaattggccgtgtaaattggggaaaaaactcgactcaataatgcacaaaaatgtgaCTTCAGCAGTTtgggaatatatttacactgttgggtgtggtggtctggagatGAGGTGCGTTCAGGTAAATTGTCAGAgtttgtgtttctatcttggcagcggaaaataaaagtgcaccactgactgattaaaaccctgaaaacTGTCAAAATTCAGAGACCACAGACACACTGCAGAGCTCAAACCCAACTTTTcctcaacagtaaacagaataaagaataaaataacattactcttcccttaaattagctgctggcgtacctttacagcatgaatgcacaggtcagtatcctctgccgAGACACACCGCTGTTATGATCCTAACGTGCCaaggtcagagcacacctgcctcttaaaggaaatggcaaatgacagactgattggtttatttgtcgttacacccaaaacacgtccatgattaattaagagaattagtacatggcttttgtgtgtttcgaggcgcataaggcatattttttgctcCCTCACTACACCAAAGAaacactgacatgctctaaacCCAGCTGCATGATGTGCAATTGACCAGTGAGCTATAAATCGCTAAAATATGGCCCTAAGAGTCTATCCAGCCAAGAGCAACCAGAAATTGACCActtatgcactgcaaaaaaatccagtggcaaaaaatagacaaaatatatggaATTTGAGATGtctatgcttatattaagcaacaaaacaaatctgccaatgggtAAGCAAAATGTCCTTagtaaatttttttaaagtaagtaaTCTCAAAGtctaaaaatgagtgaaataagaatttaatcaaaagcaaaaaaattGCAGATCAGACACAAGAATCACAATAACTTGACTGGagattttttgtgcttattttgaccTAAAGTAAGATAAAACAATTCTAGGCAAATTATcctaaaacaagcaaaacaaacttacacttacacactgcAGTAAGACAAAATTCTgatcagagaaaaaataagattgcCATGAAATTGGATCATTTCACTTGtcaagatgatttttttttttttgcagtgtgaggTGTTAGTGGATGTCAGTGAATCAATGCTGGACAGGTAGCCAGAGAATATCCACTGCCATTTTATCATGACTAGTTACTAAATCCAtcttaagaaaaataaaagagataTGTGGGCtgcttacatatatatatatatagagagagagagagactaacggaatatatatatatatatatatatatatatatatatatatttttttttttttttttttttttttttttttttttctaactctaGCCTAACCCTCTATTACATAAAATGTTCATGAGATGTTCAGTTTGTAGGGCAACAGCATTTGTAGTGGGCACAAAGCATAACCttctaaatgcattcattttatcCACTGTcagtctttacacacacacacacacatgcacacacaaacacatactcaGTGTATCCTCCTGGAGCACTCTCAGCGAGCAATTTGCATGGCACTCTTTGACTGGCCTCTCGGATTTGCTTGCCATGCACTGATTCGCTGAGGAGAGAACAAGGGGTGGGGCTTTACATACACTGAGGTACATATAAAGCAGAGCCAGCACCAGACAGAGGAAGCTACAAGCTCCTTCACTGCAACCATCagctgctatctatctatctatctatctatctatctatctatctatctatctatctatctatctatctatctatctatctatcttcctacTGCACATGCAGAATAGACCTTCTTCAGTACAGAAAGGAGATCTAAACGTCTGAAGACTTTGGTGCTGAAGAACCTGAGAAGCTGCAGTTTTGCAAAGGTCTGGAGGATCTGGAAGACGACTTGTTGCATGCAGAAAGCAATTTGTTTCAGAAAGATCCTTCAAGAAGTCCTTCAGTCCTTAAcggggagagagaggaggatctCTGACCATGGCTTTctgaaaacaagacaagacaagacaagacaagaaagacAAGACGATCAAAAGAAGATTCTGTCAGTGTTTGGAAGCCACAGTTCTGCAAGACTGATACTGCTGAGACGCTACAGCTACAGCTCACTCTGAAGACGCTGAACTGTAAGGAAGTGCAAGACTGGAAGACTGGAGACTTGTTGCAGTTACACAGTCTACTCTCTGCAAAAATCTGAAGAAGCAATACAAAGAAAGGCATACGAAGACTCAGAGACTGTAACTATTAACTAACTAGTCCACCATGTCCCTGGACGTGAAAGAGAAGACGCAGGTTCGTCTGGTGTTCATGGGAGCCGCCGGCGTGGGCAAGACGGCACTCATCCACCGCTTCCTAAAGGATTCCTTCGAACCCAAGCATCGGCGCACCGTGGAGGAGCTCCACAGCAAAGAGTACGAGATTGCAGGGGTGAAGGTGACTTTGGAGATCATGGACACGAGTGGCAGCTATTCCTTTCCAGCCATGCGCAAGCTGTCCATCCAGAGCAGCGACGCCTTCGCCCTCGTCTACGCCGTCGACGACCCCGAGTCCCTAGACGTGGTGAAGAGTCTGCGGGACGAGATCATGGAGGTCAAGGAGGACAAGTTCACGCCCATTGTAGTGGTGGGAAACAAGACGGACAAGACGGAGCGGAAGGTGCAAGCTGACGACGTCCTGTCCATGGTGGAGCTGGACTGGAACAATTCGTTTTTGGAGGCTTCTGCAAAGGAGAACGAGAACGTGGTGGAGGTGTTCAGAGAGCTGCTTCAGCAGGCTAACCTGCCAAGCCGACTGAGTCCAGCCCTGAGGCGGCGCAGAGAGACCTTTCCCAAAGACACAGACTTTCGGCCACCTATGAACAAGACCAACAGCTGCACGGTGTCTTAAAATGGTAGTTTGAAGAAGTAATCAAACGAATTTGCACAATTTTACCTCTTTATTTCTGACAGcaaagacatgtttggtgttCCAATTTGCTTATTTTCTAGATTTGCGCTGGagttatgaggctaatgtagaaAACAAGAGCATTTTATGTAAACTGCATGCCTAAAATCATTATCAAACACTCATTTAACATACTGGTGTGGTGATATTTTGTATTCTGTAAAACCCAAAAACGTAGACAGACATTTGCCCATGCAATTGAATTGAAACTATTGGAAATAAATTTGATGTACAATAGAATAGCCTTGAAGCTTCAGAACAAAACTGGACACCAAACATGATTTTTGCCAGGTAAAGACATACAGAGGAAGGGGAAGTTGGTGCAAATTTGTTTTTGATTATCTATATGTTTTAATGGAGCTTGAAGATAAGAGCAGATGCAGAGAAGGTTAGGGGGGCGTTCCCGAATGCTTGGAAAGGCGGCAGTTGTTGTAGAGGACATTCCTGGACGGGATTCCCATCCGCTAATCTGCTACAGCAGAACAACAGGTGATGCTGAAGCTAAACAGAGCAGctg
This DNA window, taken from Astyanax mexicanus isolate ESR-SI-001 chromosome 5, AstMex3_surface, whole genome shotgun sequence, encodes the following:
- the LOC103025798 gene encoding GTP-binding protein Rhes-like, whose protein sequence is MSLDVKEKTQVRLVFMGAAGVGKTALIHRFLKDSFEPKHRRTVEELHSKEYEIAGVKVTLEIMDTSGSYSFPAMRKLSIQSSDAFALVYAVDDPESLDVVKSLRDEIMEVKEDKFTPIVVVGNKTDKTERKVQADDVLSMVELDWNNSFLEASAKENENVVEVFRELLQQANLPSRLSPALRRRRETFPKDTDFRPPMNKTNSCTVS